A part of Capsicum annuum cultivar UCD-10X-F1 chromosome 6, UCD10Xv1.1, whole genome shotgun sequence genomic DNA contains:
- the LOC107873552 gene encoding GDSL esterase/lipase At1g29670-like yields the protein MPEKYQSSRLYTPSQYATLLTQQYAQQLKTLYGDGARKVVLFGLPQIGCIPQMLQTQKTRTCVDSTNEAVQLFNDKLKSLVNELNNNFTDAKFTIVNIYSMSSLFSGLSFLNFPCCNVSKTVAEGQCVPNTAPCPIRAAHAFFDNFHPTETGTMVAILRAYYSLLPSDTYPMDINHLLLSGLLGG from the exons ATGCCTGAAAAATATCAATCAAGTCGTCTGTATACACCAAGTCAATATGCAACATTGTTGACACAACAATATGCTCAACAACTAAAG ACTTTATATGGAGATGGAGCAAGGAAAGTTGTCTTATTTGGGTTACCCCAAATAGGTTGCATCCCACAAATGTTACAAACACAAAAAACAAGAACATGTGTGGATTCAACAAATGAGGCAGTTCAACTATTCAATGACAAGCTCAAGTCGCTTGTCAATGAGCTAAATAACAACTTCACAGATGCAAAATTCACAATTGTAAACATATATAGCATGTCATCACTTTTTA GTGGTTTAAGTTTTTTGAATTTCCCATGTTGCAATGTTTCAAAAACAGTTGCTGAAGGACAGTGTGTTCCTAATACAGCTCCATGCCCCATTAGGGCAGCACATGCATTCTTTGATAATTTTCATCCTACAGAGACTGGAACTATGGTTGCTATTTTGAGAGCATACTATTCACTGTTACCTTCAGATACTTATCCTATGGATATTAATCATTTGCTTCTAAGTGGACTTTTAGGTGGATAA